The Paenibacillus thermoaerophilus genome contains the following window.
GCAAACGGCACGCCCCCGATCTCCAGCAGCTCCGGCGTGCTGAAAAACCGCAGGTAGGTCGGATATAAGTAAATGGAGTGCGCCACATTATATTTTTCGACGAGCAGAGGATCAAATCCGCTTCGCTGAAGCTCGATTGCAGCCGAAAGCCCGCATGGGCCCGCTCCAATCACGATGACTTGTTCCATGTTCCTGAACCTCCAAATCGGTGATGTACACCTACATGGTAACGGAAGTCGGTCGAAAATACCAGCGAGGAGGATGTCATCATGGTATCGGTTCTGTTTGTATGCCTCGGCAACATTTGCCGGTCGCCGATGGCGGAGGCGATTTTCCGCGACAAGGTAAAACGGGCGAATCTGTCCGACGTGATCCGGATCGATTCGGCGGGTACGGCCGGCTGGCACGAAGGCAAGCCCCCGCACGAAGGAACCCGAAGCGTGCTCGACGCGCGCGGGATCGATTGGAAGGGGCAGCGGGCCCGGCAGGTTACGGCGGAGGATTTTGCCAAGCATCAATGGATTATTGCGATGGACGCATCCAACGCCGCAGATCTGGCCCGCATGTATAAAGGCGCAACCATCCGTCTCATGCTGGACTACCATCCCGAGAAGCGGGGCGCCGACGTTCCCGACCCGTATTACACGGGTAATTTCGAGGAAGTATATGAGCTGCTGGATACGGCTTGCGAGCAACTGCTCAGCGAGATTCGGCAGACGAATAACTTCTAACATGAAAATGAAGAAGAGAGGATGAACGATAAATGCGTTATGTTCGAATTACGTCGATTGACGATCCGTTGTTTCCCCTGATGCACGGTTTGATGAGCCGCGTGTTTCCGCCGGAAGAGGTGCTGGCTTACGATCTGTGGGCGGAACCGCTTCAAGACCCCGACATCTACGTCTATGTCGCGCTGGACGGGGAAGAGGTCGTCGGCGCGACCGAGTACCGTTATTACGCCGATCTGAACAGCGCCATGACCGATTTCACGATTATCGGCAAAGCGGGACTCGGCATCGGCAAATTTTTGTGGGACCGCCGTCTGGCGCATCTGCGCGAGCTGGCGCAGCAGGCCGGCAATAAGCTGGCGGGCGGATTCGCGGAGATCTACGACCCGTACAAGG
Protein-coding sequences here:
- a CDS encoding low molecular weight protein-tyrosine-phosphatase — encoded protein: MVSVLFVCLGNICRSPMAEAIFRDKVKRANLSDVIRIDSAGTAGWHEGKPPHEGTRSVLDARGIDWKGQRARQVTAEDFAKHQWIIAMDASNAADLARMYKGATIRLMLDYHPEKRGADVPDPYYTGNFEEVYELLDTACEQLLSEIRQTNNF
- a CDS encoding GNAT family N-acetyltransferase — encoded protein: MRYVRITSIDDPLFPLMHGLMSRVFPPEEVLAYDLWAEPLQDPDIYVYVALDGEEVVGATEYRYYADLNSAMTDFTIIGKAGLGIGKFLWDRRLAHLRELAQQAGNKLAGGFAEIYDPYKAGHHDFGQIGPMNPFVRREVLSHLGYRKLDFDYVHPSWDLQGGAVEGLDLCYWSEDDSVEYLPSSLVVSFLKKYYSVMPVKPQQWLTMVEELERRENIPLLPL